One stretch of Candidatus Hydrogenedens sp. DNA includes these proteins:
- a CDS encoding type II secretion system protein GspG produces MTRNSGFTLIELILVTIIIGILAGMVVMNYGGRVREAQIRAAKGDIATYSNAVDLYALDHNDKYPGSLEDLVSGERRYVRELRPDPWGNPYIYKPATDPLKADYQIFSAGPDGVPGNEDDVTSSSETSLTSKK; encoded by the coding sequence ATGACACGGAATTCAGGGTTTACATTAATTGAACTTATTCTCGTAACAATTATTATTGGAATTCTTGCAGGTATGGTCGTAATGAATTATGGTGGTAGAGTACGTGAAGCACAAATCCGTGCTGCAAAAGGCGATATTGCCACATATAGTAATGCGGTCGATTTATATGCATTAGACCATAATGATAAATATCCTGGATCATTAGAGGATTTAGTCAGCGGAGAACGTCGTTATGTCCGCGAACTACGTCCAGACCCTTGGGGAAATCCATACATCTACAAACCAGCAACAGACCCACTAAAAGCAGATTATCAGATTTTCTCTGCTGGGCCTGATGGTGTTCCCGGAAATGAAGATGATGTTACATCTTCCTCAGAAACAAGTCTTACTTCAAAAAAATAA
- a CDS encoding GspH/FimT family protein, producing the protein MRIPIITKKTKHIAGFTLLELVVVVALLSVLTGLVIPVYNRAMFSLRIRNTTQDITSLIRYAQEKAIAESREFRVLIDEDKGTFRLMRLKSQSIEGDKEFEPVAPADGGEALQLPETMTISRITAGKDRATGLHYISCFPNGASDHGQLVIETNGSRKQRISIKWTGALGRFEIK; encoded by the coding sequence GTGAGAATTCCGATTATTACAAAAAAAACAAAACACATTGCGGGCTTTACTCTTCTCGAATTAGTGGTTGTTGTGGCTCTACTTTCTGTATTAACAGGATTAGTCATCCCTGTCTATAACCGTGCTATGTTTTCCCTACGTATCCGCAACACTACACAGGACATCACATCACTTATCAGATATGCTCAGGAAAAAGCGATTGCTGAATCCCGTGAATTTCGTGTATTAATTGACGAAGACAAAGGCACCTTTCGTCTCATGCGATTGAAAAGCCAGTCCATAGAGGGAGACAAAGAATTTGAACCTGTTGCACCTGCTGATGGCGGTGAGGCGCTTCAACTTCCAGAAACCATGACCATTTCACGGATTACTGCTGGGAAAGACCGTGCCACTGGGTTACATTATATCTCCTGTTTTCCAAATGGTGCGTCTGACCACGGACAACTTGTAATCGAAACAAATGGCAGTCGGAAACAGAGAATTTCAATAAAATGGACTGGTGCCTTGGGGAGGTTTGAGATTAAATGA
- a CDS encoding prepilin-type N-terminal cleavage/methylation domain-containing protein — MRKTSLRHKYLNKHGFTLMELLVASTLLSIVLSSVYVLFHSSIRTWKQLESGVNPYQDARLVMNLIARDINNVVASAGHLVEGDDHQFVLFSITEPFNKDTGEGGHLMQIEYSYNRSQKRIEREEALVETALPKFPPANREIDRSRIRITKKKKVTIAEGVRNFEVAYLWVPYDDKRNLKEPPKKVEIVKAEKHKLCWWLPQGIEIKMTIDDPDQPENKIEFREVFPIRAPSAHLTQKQLDELLKDKV; from the coding sequence ATGAGAAAAACCAGTTTAAGACACAAATATTTAAACAAACACGGTTTTACCTTAATGGAACTATTAGTCGCTTCCACACTGCTAAGCATCGTATTATCCTCTGTTTATGTGTTATTTCATTCATCTATACGTACATGGAAACAATTAGAATCGGGGGTCAATCCATATCAGGACGCAAGGCTTGTTATGAACTTAATCGCACGTGATATTAACAATGTTGTTGCCTCAGCAGGACACTTAGTTGAAGGAGATGACCACCAGTTTGTTCTGTTCTCTATCACTGAACCATTTAATAAAGACACTGGAGAAGGTGGCCATCTCATGCAAATTGAATATTCATATAACCGCTCTCAAAAACGGATTGAACGGGAAGAAGCATTGGTGGAAACTGCACTTCCGAAATTTCCCCCAGCAAACCGTGAAATTGACCGTTCTCGGATTCGCATTACCAAAAAGAAAAAAGTGACTATTGCCGAGGGAGTTCGCAATTTCGAGGTTGCTTATTTATGGGTACCGTATGACGATAAACGAAACTTAAAAGAGCCTCCAAAAAAGGTAGAAATTGTCAAAGCAGAAAAACACAAACTATGCTGGTGGCTACCTCAAGGAATAGAGATAAAAATGACCATTGACGACCCTGACCAGCCTGAAAACAAAATTGAATTTAGAGAGGTTTTTCCTATTCGTGCACCTTCTGCACATCTGACCCAAAAACAATTAGATGAATTATTAAAGGATAAAGTATGA
- a CDS encoding type II secretion system protein GspK, translating to MRKSGFILVSILWVITLLSFVILGFGKRVTLDRRASAYSLDVSEARLLAHSAVQRGIIELRNKAIIDVAEAEEKGGGTHLGQPWAQPKSLIKDLHILDWGENRSEDDVFYIITDEESKINLNSTAKEILEEVQGINRGVIRQIIKRRTESVHQDEGISPFQVEEELRYLRGVKDEDWFGTSKTPGLKDMFTVHGSGRINLNTASEKVLKCIPKLGDRAIETILNYRAGADGTLGTGDDKGFRSVQEVMDVTGLAGDPIEAIKQYCTFYSSCFRIKGYATLRNGKIRVACTAIVYIESTNASLIRWQEETFGI from the coding sequence ATGAGGAAATCAGGATTTATACTCGTCTCTATCCTTTGGGTGATTACCTTACTAAGTTTCGTTATTTTAGGTTTTGGCAAACGTGTAACATTAGACCGACGTGCCTCCGCATATAGTTTAGATGTCAGCGAAGCACGTCTACTGGCTCATTCAGCCGTCCAACGAGGCATTATTGAACTCCGAAATAAAGCCATTATCGATGTCGCAGAAGCAGAAGAGAAAGGTGGGGGGACACATCTTGGTCAACCATGGGCACAGCCAAAAAGTTTAATTAAAGACCTTCACATATTAGATTGGGGTGAAAACCGAAGTGAAGATGATGTGTTTTATATCATAACTGATGAGGAGAGTAAAATTAATTTAAACTCTACCGCAAAGGAAATACTTGAAGAGGTTCAGGGGATTAATCGTGGTGTTATCCGCCAAATTATAAAGCGGAGAACAGAATCGGTGCACCAAGATGAAGGGATAAGCCCGTTTCAAGTGGAAGAAGAATTGCGATACCTACGGGGTGTAAAAGATGAAGACTGGTTTGGAACGTCGAAAACCCCCGGATTAAAAGATATGTTCACAGTCCATGGCTCTGGAAGGATCAATTTGAACACGGCTTCAGAGAAGGTATTAAAATGTATTCCAAAATTAGGTGACCGTGCAATAGAGACAATATTAAATTATCGTGCTGGTGCCGATGGAACATTAGGTACAGGTGACGACAAAGGCTTTCGTTCCGTTCAGGAAGTCATGGACGTAACAGGATTAGCAGGAGACCCTATCGAGGCTATTAAGCAATATTGCACCTTTTACTCTTCTTGTTTTAGGATTAAAGGATATGCGACCCTAAGAAATGGTAAAATACGAGTTGCCTGTACCGCTATTGTTTATATTGAATCAACAAATGCAAGCCTGATTCGCTGGCAGGAGGAGACATTTGGAATATAA
- a CDS encoding secretin N-terminal domain-containing protein, which translates to MKPTQINVVSEPKKNTHYYKPLKMIFHHLFCFIMILLMIVPPAVPQGQSPTSPVSRPSTRSSKTPSSSVRGQGTRFKLNDQSSSFGGGMQQQEPLLRSRSTTKTEEQKKPEGKKETTEKKPSEEETSSTEKQPSRTRTITRQSNTPQETVKTQTPTAPAMPTAGGTTGIAGQTPPGPRMPSMISGGGTTATGVGQVGTAPGFKGLLSGIGKALGTQPGTTAGQGFFDILFSRKLEYSELPDEGEPLTLPGPMTAGEFLEAIHLATNWNIIVSESAKDVQMNFWLVEKKPKEALEVLKFHDLFYDYDKNTNFLRVYTKEEWLLKNFGDLKPHEFKIKHADVSYMEAILSSLLSGIGKMITDTRTGIIYVWDIDDNLKQMEKTVQELDIPLEKKMFTIKHAEVADVESVLSSMLSPNGSLLVDTRSGQIFVWDIPTSLQKMDDVVARLDIPMETRTFVSQYVNVEDIADSLESLISQRGVVQVDPRTNTIIVTDLPSRLDRIAEFIKTLDIKLETRTWVIKYADIDFIADQIENLVPAEMGQIVVDDMTHQITVTALPSRINEIDELIKTWDIKRKQVLIEAFIVEMDTEVERSLGINWSYYGTSGNVPIVLHGGSGVKDIASPSGSGESMSVGQLPSIIPRFSELTLDSSGNITRQQIQTLQGKPAIDRFLGNNLAVALNYLDRQNKATILSSPRVVVQDGEEAIFENATRVPYISGTAGYPSSYYYRQTNTNQNQNTVYNNPYYGGYPYYGGYYGGYNRVEFIDVGTILSVVPRITEDNNILLDISAEDSSYKDKEIKAYDQTSTVPEKTIRHAETQLRVYTGETVVLGGLRRSRSSNLVTKTPLLGDIPLLGKLFRNPSRTARNDNLLIFITITIVDEFTHPEAEMLTRAEDKISEDVRYESRNMWGKLHEQMYPDRKSEIRISIGNNGTIFMGGQKVNLNELPQILEQEKTKGKKAVLLRKALRAPDALVNDVKSIAEKANLKIEYDEANEPVVALPNPLIPDDNSSASIQPLEPQQTPEEQK; encoded by the coding sequence ATGAAACCAACACAAATCAATGTTGTTTCTGAACCAAAAAAGAATACCCATTATTACAAACCACTTAAAATGATTTTTCACCATCTGTTCTGTTTTATCATGATATTATTAATGATAGTCCCACCTGCAGTGCCTCAGGGACAATCGCCAACAAGCCCTGTATCTCGTCCATCCACAAGAAGTTCAAAAACACCTTCTTCCTCTGTTCGTGGGCAAGGAACACGATTCAAACTAAATGACCAATCATCCTCCTTTGGTGGGGGAATGCAACAACAAGAGCCACTATTACGGAGTAGAAGTACTACAAAAACAGAAGAACAAAAAAAACCAGAAGGCAAAAAAGAAACAACCGAAAAAAAACCATCTGAAGAAGAAACATCATCCACTGAAAAACAGCCTTCTAGAACAAGGACAATTACACGACAATCTAACACACCACAAGAGACGGTAAAAACTCAGACGCCTACAGCCCCAGCGATGCCTACCGCAGGGGGAACAACAGGAATCGCAGGACAGACACCACCAGGACCAAGAATGCCATCTATGATTTCAGGTGGAGGAACTACTGCAACAGGTGTAGGCCAAGTAGGAACAGCCCCAGGATTTAAAGGATTATTATCAGGCATTGGTAAAGCATTAGGCACCCAACCAGGTACCACAGCAGGTCAAGGCTTCTTCGATATACTATTTAGCCGAAAATTGGAATATAGCGAGCTACCAGATGAAGGTGAACCATTAACATTACCAGGACCTATGACCGCAGGCGAATTTTTAGAAGCCATTCACCTCGCAACAAATTGGAACATCATTGTATCCGAATCAGCAAAAGATGTCCAGATGAATTTCTGGCTCGTTGAGAAAAAACCAAAAGAAGCTTTGGAAGTCCTGAAATTCCATGACCTTTTCTATGACTATGATAAAAATACCAATTTCTTAAGAGTTTATACAAAAGAAGAATGGTTATTAAAAAATTTCGGCGACCTAAAACCACATGAATTTAAAATCAAACATGCAGATGTTTCATACATGGAAGCTATCCTCTCATCGCTCCTCTCAGGCATAGGCAAAATGATAACCGACACACGAACAGGAATTATCTATGTATGGGACATTGATGACAATCTAAAACAGATGGAAAAAACTGTCCAAGAATTAGACATTCCACTGGAAAAGAAAATGTTTACAATCAAGCATGCGGAGGTTGCTGATGTCGAATCAGTCTTATCTTCTATGTTATCTCCGAACGGCAGTCTCTTAGTGGACACAAGAAGTGGACAAATTTTCGTGTGGGATATCCCAACTTCATTGCAAAAAATGGACGATGTGGTAGCTCGCCTCGATATTCCAATGGAAACTCGTACATTTGTATCTCAATATGTAAACGTGGAAGATATTGCGGATTCGCTGGAATCGTTAATCTCACAACGCGGGGTCGTTCAGGTTGACCCACGAACAAATACAATTATTGTTACCGACTTACCTTCACGATTAGACAGAATTGCCGAATTTATCAAAACATTAGACATAAAACTTGAAACACGCACCTGGGTAATAAAATATGCAGATATTGACTTTATCGCAGACCAGATTGAAAATTTAGTCCCAGCAGAAATGGGACAAATTGTTGTTGATGATATGACACATCAAATTACTGTGACTGCTTTACCCAGCCGTATTAATGAGATTGACGAATTAATAAAAACATGGGATATTAAACGGAAGCAAGTGCTAATCGAAGCTTTCATAGTTGAAATGGATACCGAGGTAGAACGGTCATTAGGTATTAACTGGTCTTACTACGGAACATCAGGTAATGTACCTATTGTCCTCCATGGTGGGTCGGGTGTTAAAGATATTGCCTCCCCATCAGGAAGCGGAGAGTCTATGAGCGTCGGGCAATTACCTTCAATTATACCTCGTTTTAGCGAATTAACTTTAGATAGTAGTGGTAACATTACCCGCCAGCAAATACAAACCCTACAGGGCAAACCAGCCATCGACCGATTCCTCGGCAATAACCTCGCAGTGGCACTAAACTACTTAGACCGACAAAATAAAGCAACTATCCTCTCCTCACCTCGTGTAGTTGTGCAGGATGGAGAGGAAGCTATCTTTGAAAATGCAACCCGTGTCCCATATATTTCAGGCACTGCAGGCTACCCTTCCTCATATTACTATCGACAAACAAATACCAATCAGAATCAAAACACAGTTTATAACAATCCATATTATGGTGGTTATCCTTATTATGGTGGTTACTACGGTGGATATAATCGTGTCGAATTTATTGATGTCGGAACAATTTTATCCGTAGTGCCACGAATTACCGAAGACAACAACATCCTTTTAGATATTAGCGCAGAAGATAGCTCCTACAAAGATAAAGAAATCAAAGCGTATGACCAAACCTCAACAGTCCCCGAAAAGACCATTCGCCATGCAGAAACACAACTACGTGTTTACACTGGCGAAACAGTAGTTTTAGGTGGGTTAAGACGTAGTCGGAGCTCCAACCTTGTAACGAAAACTCCCTTACTCGGTGATATACCTTTATTAGGCAAACTCTTCCGTAACCCATCACGAACAGCACGAAATGATAACCTCCTTATATTTATCACCATAACTATTGTTGACGAATTCACACACCCCGAAGCCGAGATGCTTACTCGTGCGGAAGATAAAATCTCCGAAGATGTCCGTTATGAATCACGGAATATGTGGGGTAAACTCCATGAACAAATGTATCCCGACCGAAAATCAGAAATACGAATTTCAATCGGTAACAATGGAACTATTTTTATGGGTGGACAAAAAGTTAACCTCAACGAACTGCCCCAGATTCTCGAACAAGAGAAAACTAAAGGGAAAAAGGCTGTCTTATTAAGAAAAGCATTACGAGCACCAGATGCCCTTGTAAATGATGTAAAATCTATTGCTGAAAAAGCCAACCTGAAAATAGAATATGACGAAGCAAATGAACCTGTTGTGGCATTACCCAATCCACTTATACCCGATGACAACTCATCCGCTTCTATTCAACCATTAGAACCACAACAAACACCTGAGGAACAAAAATAA
- a CDS encoding pentapeptide repeat-containing protein, whose amino-acid sequence MSEIAMLKYHINAGGIIALPDYVDKEIQERIQQGTLIGADLRRKNLRGVWLAGINLEGADLSGADLEFVVLSNARLHKCNLEKANLKRANLIGADLTEANLKDADLYYARLTSANLQKANLQGANLQRTILRCADLSYTILTNAHGEPIIDRTKMEGIIS is encoded by the coding sequence ATGAGCGAAATTGCTATGCTAAAATATCATATTAATGCAGGAGGAATAATAGCATTACCAGATTACGTTGATAAAGAAATTCAAGAACGAATACAACAAGGAACACTAATCGGAGCAGATTTGAGAAGGAAAAATTTACGGGGCGTGTGGCTGGCAGGGATAAATCTTGAAGGAGCCGATTTATCAGGGGCAGATTTAGAATTTGTTGTATTGAGCAACGCACGACTCCACAAATGCAATTTAGAAAAAGCAAACCTAAAACGAGCAAACTTAATAGGTGCTGACCTGACCGAAGCAAACTTGAAAGATGCAGATTTATACTATGCACGACTGACCAGTGCAAACCTACAAAAAGCAAATCTGCAAGGTGCAAACTTACAACGGACAATACTCCGTTGTGCCGATTTATCTTATACCATCCTTACAAATGCCCATGGTGAACCTATTATCGACCGAACAAAGATGGAAGGGATAATTTCATGA
- a CDS encoding MBL fold metallo-hydrolase, translating into MIVYHFCTSINEANAYILIDPETKQALLIDVPEWTPMMEQVLVEQQAQLKGVFITHEHYDHISGLQKLRQRYNGLKQYPEKVFFHNPNMNKTATLKLGDYEGQIISLPGHTPESVGLYIDGIIFTGDALFAGSVGGTISSLQAKQQIEAIKTKILTLPENTLIFPGHGPITSVSTEKKYNPFLQS; encoded by the coding sequence ATGATAGTATATCATTTCTGCACCTCTATCAATGAAGCAAACGCTTACATACTAATCGACCCAGAAACCAAACAGGCATTACTCATCGATGTTCCAGAATGGACACCCATGATGGAACAGGTATTAGTAGAACAACAAGCCCAATTAAAAGGAGTCTTTATTACTCATGAACATTATGACCATATATCAGGATTACAAAAATTAAGACAACGTTACAACGGACTAAAACAATACCCCGAAAAAGTTTTCTTTCACAATCCAAACATGAATAAAACCGCAACTTTAAAATTAGGTGATTATGAAGGTCAAATAATATCACTTCCTGGCCATACACCAGAGAGCGTAGGACTTTATATCGACGGAATAATATTCACTGGCGACGCATTATTTGCTGGTTCTGTCGGCGGAACCATTAGTTCCTTACAGGCAAAACAGCAAATCGAAGCCATTAAAACAAAAATTCTAACCTTGCCTGAAAACACCCTCATTTTTCCTGGGCATGGTCCCATAACATCAGTCAGCACCGAAAAAAAATACAACCCTTTCCTACAATCATAA
- a CDS encoding aldo/keto reductase has product MEYKPFGTTNVRIPVVSFGAWAIGGWLWGGTDDEQAKRAIQRAIDLGVTCIDTAPIYGFGHSETVVGEAIHDRRDQVFIATKCGLRWDVDEGEFFFDTTDRNGNPLKVYKNLRPASIRKECENSLRRLKVDVIDLYQCHWPDKTTPLDDTMSALLSLQKEGKIRYIGVSNFTVEMMRTCLKKGRIESNQPKYNALEREIEVEILPFCQENNISVLAYSPIAQGLLTGKVTLDREFPQGDLRRDKAMFSTVNRRRVLNMLERVKPIAEGYGITLGQLFIAWTVHQPGITSALVGARNESQVEENARAGSVKLTSSDLHEIRKALEEMEPLQL; this is encoded by the coding sequence ATGGAATATAAACCATTTGGTACGACCAATGTGAGGATTCCTGTGGTTTCTTTTGGTGCGTGGGCAATTGGTGGGTGGCTTTGGGGTGGTACAGATGATGAACAAGCAAAACGTGCGATACAGCGTGCTATTGACCTTGGTGTTACGTGTATTGATACCGCGCCTATCTACGGTTTTGGCCACAGCGAGACAGTTGTCGGTGAAGCGATTCATGATAGAAGGGATCAGGTTTTTATTGCGACAAAATGTGGTCTCCGTTGGGATGTTGATGAAGGTGAATTTTTCTTTGATACGACCGACCGAAATGGGAATCCGCTTAAGGTCTATAAGAATCTACGCCCTGCCTCGATACGGAAAGAATGTGAGAATAGCCTTCGTCGTCTCAAAGTAGATGTGATTGACCTTTATCAGTGTCATTGGCCTGATAAAACCACGCCGTTAGATGATACGATGTCTGCACTGCTTTCATTACAAAAAGAAGGCAAAATACGGTATATCGGGGTGAGCAATTTTACTGTGGAAATGATGCGGACTTGTCTAAAGAAGGGACGGATTGAAAGCAACCAGCCAAAATATAATGCATTAGAGCGGGAAATAGAAGTGGAAATTTTACCTTTTTGTCAAGAGAACAACATTTCAGTATTAGCCTATAGTCCTATCGCTCAAGGGTTACTTACAGGAAAGGTAACTCTTGACAGGGAATTTCCGCAGGGAGATTTGCGGAGGGATAAAGCGATGTTTTCTACTGTGAATCGTCGACGTGTTCTTAATATGCTTGAACGAGTTAAACCGATTGCAGAAGGGTATGGTATTACGCTTGGGCAATTATTCATTGCTTGGACAGTTCATCAACCAGGGATTACGAGTGCATTGGTTGGGGCACGTAACGAATCGCAGGTTGAAGAGAACGCTCGTGCAGGTTCCGTTAAACTGACTTCATCTGACCTGCATGAAATTCGTAAAGCCTTAGAGGAAATGGAGCCATTACAGTTATAG